From Candidatus Alcyoniella australis:
CCCTCGTACTCCTCGGGCGTGATGAGATAGCCGAAGTGGCCGTTGGCCGGGGCCACGATAATACAGTCCAGGTTCTCGGGGCAGGTCTGTTTGAGGATCGCGCCCGCGGCGGTTGTCGGCTCGCCGGGAATGGCGATCATCACCAGCTTGCCCAGACGCATCACCTGCAACGTGGCCACGTTGTCCTTGACGAACCAGTGATTCATCCGGCCGAACATCCGCGCGCCCCATAGCGGCGCGAGAGTGATGTCGGGCAGTTTGCGGTGCGAGACCGCGGCCACGAACCCGGTATCGGTCATCGGCTGCACTTCGTCGAGCAGCCCCAAGGCGCTGTCGGCCAATTGGTTGCCGTAGGCGCGCATGTCGGCGATCTCGTCGGCCACGTCATCCTGCCAATCGGGCGTGGGCGCGGTATCGCCCAATGTGCCGTTGAGATACAGCGTCACGCTGTCCGGACCCATCGCGCTCTCGATCCGCGAGCAGACCACACCCGGGAAATCAGCCGAGATGTAGGGGCTTTTAAACGAGAGGATCGTCGGATGCGAGGTGAAGTGCACGATCGCGCCGATAGGCGTGCCGTCGAGCTCGCTCAGGCGCAGCACGGTCATCCGTTTGTCCACCGGGTAGCGCAACGGATCGGGTTGTAGGTTCCCTTCCATGCTGCTGCTGCTCACGTCGAACGCCGGGTCCAGGCGGCTGCGGTTCATGCCCTCGATCCGGGTGTCGGCGGTCTGGATCAACGCCGGCCGCTCGTTGCGCCGCGCCTGTACGA
This genomic window contains:
- a CDS encoding neutral/alkaline non-lysosomal ceramidase N-terminal domain-containing protein, yielding VQARRNERPALIQTADTRIEGMNRSRLDPAFDVSSSSMEGNLQPDPLRYPVDKRMTVLRLSELDGTPIGAIVHFTSHPTILSFKSPYISADFPGVVCSRIESAMGPDSVTLYLNGTLGDTAPTPDWQDDVADEIADMRAYGNQLADSALGLLDEVQPMTDTGFVAAVSHRKLPDITLAPLWGARMFGRMNHWFVKDNVATLQVMRLGKLVMIAIPGEPTTAAGAILKQTCPENLDCIIVAPANGHFGYLITPEEYEGDTYAADSCFFGRDIISRLAEGVAISMAGAIK